From the genome of Toxoplasma gondii ME49 chromosome XII, whole genome shotgun sequence:
TGCATCATATgcgtgcgtgtgtgtgtggtaTTTACATTTCGGGAGTCTGTCTCTGAAATATGGTTTCacgtggaaagaagagcagcggcTGGCCACCCGGCGTtggcgctgcatgcacttcgGGAACCAGGGTCTAGGTAAAGATGCCCGTTTGTGTcgcctcctttctgtctctcgctctcttcgcttccagtCCGACGCTCGATGAGTGCGCAAGCAAGGGATACATTTTGTGCGCTTCGAGTTGCCACAGCCTGCCTGCTGCTGTACGCCACATACACATGCGTCGCTTCGAGCGGCAGAGCCGCGTACCTGGAGgctcgcgcatgcgcgaaTCCTGTCGCCCTCTGCATTGCATACGGCGACAGGAGACATGTACACGCAACTACGGCGTTTTCTATTGTATGCGTTGAGACTTCGCCGGGTGCCTACATGTGGACCGTGAGTGCGAAATCCTTTGTCAGTAAAGATAACAGCGGAAGAGAACCGCACCcgaaaagcgaaaagacAAGCAGAGTTTGAGGAACGGAATTTGCAAACAAACGAGCGTCCGGAAGAGGGTCGCTGTAAAGAGCCTTGTGGGTTGTGCCTCTCAGGAAGACCTGAGgaacgtgcatgcagagtaTATCTTAGCCTTTCTGCTTCGGAAcggcagcgaaggaaaagggGTCGAAGCGCTCGAAAATTgtgaagaaaaggcgaaagcgagagcCCCGCCGTTGTTCGGCTCGCGTCACGCTTTCGTTCTGCGCGAAGTGCGTCACCCTACGTTGGGGAGttccagaaaaaagcgaactTGTTCGTCTTCCGTGCATTCTCAACGGGAATCGTTTTGGCCCTCGCCTTTGCTGCACCGCCTGCTTACCGCCGCGTCCCTCTCATTCGATctacatttatacatatactCAAGTACGTGGATCGGATGTCTACATTCATCTGTTTAAGTAGCAACACACGTTGAATGtctgtgtatgtacatgcattTATGTACATACGTTGGATACGTGTAACGGGGTGAGAgaagtctctctctggaccCTGTATGTTTGATCAGGCGCATTGCGATTCACAAGGTTTTGTAGTTTAGGGCGTTCTGAAAGCAGCAAATGCACAGTCGCAGCTTCTCCGGGAGACTGCGAACAATGACACAATAGTGGGATCTCCAGCGTGTGGGGGTTAGTGTGAATTCTACCGCGTGTCTGGTCCGATTGGTTGATGCCTatcgcgtctgtctctgtttctccggcGGTCGGTAGCCCAGGTCATGGGAGGCTGACGGTTTCCTCTCTCAAGCCAAGGCATAGTTGCAGGTCGGCCACGAAACGTCTCGacgtttcctgtttcctcagAAAGGCGCTTCCGGATGTGCGCGGAAGCTCGGGAAAACGTTTGCCTTTCTTAAAAAGGGATTTAACGATGAACCCCCCGCACCTGCGTGGAGACTTGGGAGCAAGAGGGCGAAGCCCGCATCGATTATTGGGGAGACCCGCTGTCGCTGTGGAAACGCTTAGAGAGAGAACGCCCGTCTTGGCGGATGGACAGAAAGATGTGAAACGGCGAGTGTGTGCGAACACCgagtcttcgtttcctccagTTCGTCTGGGTCATGATGCCAAAAATAATGGTTCTCTTTGTGAAACGCGCGCCGGTGGTAACAACTCGACGTAAGCCGAAGTTCACGCAAACAAGGAGGCGTGCGCGTTGCCGTGATTTCTGTCTTCTAAGAGCCGAGTGTCTCGGTAGACTTTGGACAAAAGTGGAGAAATCGAAGTCGCAGAAATGTCCGCAAACACCAAGCGCCGGCCTCCCCCACCATCCCGACATAAAAACGACTTCTTACTGCCACACGGACAAATCTAACTATATTCAGTCGCTTTTCTggatatgcatgtatgtatatagatataagCACGCATGTACACAAGTGTAGacattatatatatgaagataTATAACCTCTGCGCGAATGGTGCAGCTCGCAAGAGAGGATCTTTCGAGTCAGCAGCATGAACAAAAACATTTGCTCGTGTTGAACATCCAGCTCGTGGATATATCAGTTTTTgaaactatatatatatatatatatatatatatacattggAGAGGCTAACTGGGAAGTCCTCCGTGGATTGAAACAGAGAATTGAGACTAGAATTGCAGTAGGTTTTTCACTGTCTCGAGAGATTCGTCTTCTGGCTGCTTCCGTGGTTGAGCCTTTAACTTTCTTTTGCATCCTTCGCGCCAACGCCGGAAACAGCGACAGGCACTTCGATTTGCCTCGGCCGTAAATTCATCTTGACCTCTAAAAGTAGTGATAAGTGACAGTGCGCCGACTGCGTCTGTAACGGCCTATATACAAaaatatatagatagatatggtTAATGTCGATATGCCTCTATTTGTGTATGGTTACATAATGGAAGTGTCGATCTGGGAGTAGAGATCACATGAGGTGCTGTCGAGAAAGAGCCGCCAGTGAGTTTTGCGGAATGGTACTCCGTAGTCGACAGACAATGACGAGAGGAGCTCCCAAGACGGTAAATCAGAAAGCCTTTCGTACAAGAATGTCCACGACAGAAAATGACTCTCATGCAATCTCACTCACCCGTAAATACGTCCACGGGGTTAACCGAACACCCGTACCAAAGAAAGGCCTACATCTTTGTGCACTTACAAAGGCAATCGGTAATGAGCATACGCCCGCATGCCTCAAACTCGTGAAGACTGGAGACGCCTATTCACGCAAAGCTGGAAACTGGGCAAACGAGGGTGACACCAGATATCggggagaagggaagtgaGTAAAGTTGAAGGCGAGATGCACATCTCTGTGTAAAAAGAGATAAGCATACAATGCTGTGCTTGATGACAGACAGATGACTGCCACAATTTGGTTCCTTCAGATGCCGTACTGCTCGAGAATGGCGAGGAGCTGCTCGAGTTGAGCCCtgcaaaagaagacacatgcatgcatacaacAGTGCAATGTGTCTCAAAAAAGAACAAATAAGAATAGTCCCCAGACATGCGCCACACAGACGCAAAATCAACGGACAGTGTCCACACGCTCGTCCTCCCTTTCAACTGCCACTGAAAGGAACTGCCGCCGCCCTGTCGGTGCCTCCTGCAAAAGGCTGCGCTCGTCATGCCCGGCCGCCTGCCTCGTCATGTACGCCtttgcctttttctctttctgtcctctgtCTGCGAGGCTGACCGTAAGAGGCAGTTCCTGGCGGGCATCCCCTCCAGTCTACCACCGCCACTGCGCCCTGTCTTTCACCTCTCCACCATCCGTATCTAGAAGCTTTCTCACTGTTCTCTACCATCCGTGTCGAGAAACTccccgtcgcttctctctcggctctgcTTAAAcgttctgtcgcctctctggcGTCGCTGGATGAACAGTGCTGCCTCCCCTTTCCGCTTCGACTCGCTGggcgtttccttttccgcTCGTCGCGCTCTGCGCTTCCTGCTTTGTAGCTCTTTCGCGCTCGCACGTTCGTTTTTGTctccctgcatgcacccgtttctctctggactCCTCCCGTCCGCTTACGGAGTGGCTCGGATCGAGAGAGCTTCTTGGCCGCCAACGGCTGTCTTGACGGCAGCGCCGTGACTGGTGAGTTCGACGAGAAGTTGCAGAATTTTCGTTCTGTCGAGGTTTCCAGCCATCGCAAAAAGAGGGTCACTGAGAGCCTCGAGGGACACAGCGCGTCCTTCCCCGCtgcgcgagaaagaaacagcaaCACCCCGAAAAGAAAACTTTGTGTCGACCGAAGAATGCTTTCGTCGGACTGTAAATCAGCGATCGCGAGACAGGCAAAGGCGCTCTCCTGAAGTCGCGCGAATCGCTCTCGCTGCACTTATCGCGAACTCGGCCTCTGACGCCTCGAGATCCGGCAGCAAAAAGTTTACTGAGCTCTGTCAGGGTCTCGAGGTCCTGAGAAACTCTCGATAACTGGCAGAGTGTTGACAGAATACTGCTCTGGTGACACTTGCTCACAGGTATCGCTCTTGCGTCTCGGAATCAATACGGATCGAGTACAAAGTGCAGGGCCGAGAAGTTGCTTCTCCAAACTTGGTTGCTTCCTTTTGTTCTCAGCACATCGCTCTCCCTGAACCCccatctctccctctcgacAGTCGTTGCGCCCTCTCGCTGagtccctctctgtctcctgcagaACGGttcgttcctcctctctctgcgcctcagTGACTCCGTTCCTCGGCTATGCTAAAAACGCTCTGACCTACCGCTTCAGCTGCTCCAACTGCCGCTCCGCAACGCATTTGAGGAGACGTTTGTGGTTGGTCGTAAGAGCAGCGACAACCGCGGCAAAGTTTACGCCACTCCCCCATAcgccgcctgcgcctccaTCGCTCGACGCGAAGCCTCCGGCTCCCGCACAGTTCCGCAGCCAGAGAGGCATGAAGAGACCCGTCGATCCCCAGTGCCCTAGGACTTCTTCCctagagagagaacgcacaAAAACGCCATTCGCCTCCCAAACGCAGCTGTGAAGTTCCTCAACTCGCAGACACAAAGGCGGAGTTTTTGGAGACACTACGACTCGAACGTGTGCGGACCCACGGCAGAAAGGGTGGAAGACTCCTCGGCGTCGACGCCGACCAaagtgaggaagagaagaagggagagagcagcATGCAAGCACAGTCTGTGGCTCTCAGACGCGAGTTCAGGTACAAGTGGATCTGGAAAGGGTCGAGCACACATgcgtctccagtctctctgtctttggAAAGGTCGAAACAATTCTGATTTGTGAGTCCGCCCAAGCAACAACCCTCTGCAGCCTCTGCGTTGGGGCCTCCAGGAGGACGCTTTCTTGCGCAGTGCGCACCTGTAGTCCATGTAGGTGTGGCATCGATAGTAGAGACAACTGAGGCTCCTCAACTCGGCTCCGTCGAACAGTAGACCGTGCATGTGGTGATCGGCGCTTCCAATCAAGTAGATCTGAAGCAAGTCGCAAAGACGTAGACGGTGCATGTAGGCTTTGTGCGGAAAAACCAAATGCTACAGGACGGCAAACATccgacagacgagaagcggaggaaaaCCAGAGGGgcgggggggaggggggcaTGCATAAATCAGAGCTGGATACCTACGAGTCCTCGTCTCTcagggggagacagagactggGGAGGGGCCCTGTAGCCGTCTGTCCGGTTTTTCTCgacaagcagaaagagacatgTTTGCCTTCGAACGGGGAAAGAAACAAGCCGAGATCAGAGATGCACGAAATCCAGCTCCAGCTCGAGACCTTACGTTGCTGCAGGCAGccagcgaggcgaaggctCGACAGGCCTCGCCTCGGAGCGGAGGTGCGTCGATGTTGTGTACGACGAAGTAGAGGGGAACAGACAGTTGTTTCGCGAGTGCTTTCACTTCCTgaatgcagaagagaaaaaaagaagaaagaaccaGCGAGTGTTCGAAGGAATCGCATTACACACAAAAACGGAAAGCGTTGCTCAGAAGGCGACTGATGACTCTCTGTTACAGACCCACTCCCAGAAGGGCGCTTCACCCTCAGATGCAAACACATACTCACGCATGCACCTCTaaaaaagcgagacagacacaagacaagagcgaagaggagacctCTCAATCCATGCACACATAGCAAATGAGACGCAGGGATGGAAATACAtaaaagtatatatatacatagatatatacatatatgcatatatatatatatatatatatatatatatatacatatataagGATGTAGAGGGTCACGACACCCatgatatacatatacatataaatgaaatatatatatatatatagtctATCAGTATGTACCGGCGCCCTTGTGCATGCGATTGATGACCATCAGAAGCCAATTTTTCGCAGGGCACACAGGTGAATTTCGGGATCCTGCAAAATCCGACTATTATTCTTCTTTCAGGAATACAGAAAAGCCTGTGCAACGAGGCATTTTGAGATTCACCGTGCGCATATCGCTCCAGTGAAATAGTGAACAGGTTCGGTACGGCAAATACGCCTGCATCGACCCATCCACCCACCCTACAATTcttcatgcatgcacgatATAAGCATACAtaatgtatacatatatatatatatatacatatatataacatGCAAATAAGAGGAACGACATGGTGTGTGGAGCCTACGGATGATCGGTGCTCACCTTTACGAGTTTCTCtagagacagaaagggaCTTGATCTTTTGCTCGCGGCTTCGCCCTCTCCCTTGCTGGCAGCAGCCGCTGGCGAGACAAGAGCTACGCCCCCCTGACTCGCGGCCGCAGAGGCCTGGCGGGTGTGAGGGGAGGCGAGCGCCTTGGATGAAGAATTTGtaagaaagacaagaagatcCGAGAGACAGTGCTGCAGGCGCACCTCCCGGCGGTATCCCTCGACAACGCAGCAAACGCCGTCTCTGGAAAAAGACAATGCGGTAAAATGAAAAAGAACGAGGCTGAGGAAGAACACAAATGCAGCACTAGGCCCCCGCGACGTCACCTTAAAGTTCTGAAAAACGCTTCAACATCATTTCAAAAGGtaaacagagaaaaccaaCACACTCACCATAATCTGCTCCGTCCGTATCTGTTTGGTGTACATAAACGTGAAAGCAAGATAGGAACGTAGAATATCTGCTTTTTCGCATCCGTTTATTCACACCACCATAGACACAAGCTCAAATGGATGTACGAGAAAAATCAGATCGGTGGATACCATCTCCTTAGAGATTTGATGCTACAATTTCACTGAACGTAGCGTAGAAacaaaaagcgagaagagaggtcgAGAAGCCGACGAAGATCCGCGAGAACGAAGCACAGGGTCAGGAGCCACAGAGTAAAGATCCTCTTAGCGTGCCATcgaccgagagaaaaaaacgcaaaagacagaaagacagttGTAGGAGGCCAGAAGCCTGCAAATCCGAGGCAGACACACCGAAGGGTACCTGGGGagggacgagagaaaacgagggagacgggGGTCCAACGGGAGCGACGTAACACAAGGTGACCATAAATTTGAAGAGAGGAAATTGAAAATTGTGCCTCAGAAGTCGGTTTTGACATAGAAACGTTAAACGGCAGGTAGGCGTGTATTCACGATTCAATTCACTACGCGTTCTCTTTACGATCGCCATTCCTTCCCGTTCTTCCCCCATCTttgactttcttctctcgtttcctttcttctctctgtcagctccttcttcgcccgTTTTTattctctctgtcggctccttcttcgcccgTTTTTATTCCCTCCGTCTCAGCCTTCTTTTCTGGTTTTTATTCGCTTTGAGTCCTCCTTTCCCGTTCTTTCTCGGCGCTTTGTTTGCGcctttcctgtgtctctcttttgccaTATCGcccttccgttttttcttcttgaagccatgccttttcttcgccgccGCGTCCCCGccgcgctgcttcttcacaGCGAAGGAGCcccctgcgtctctctgcatttctctcgcAGCGTTTAGTGAACGTCTCATTCACACTCATCTTTTTTTTTCCACggcgttgcatgcaccaACACGAATCCTCGAGATCGATAACAGCGAAGCAGCCATGTCCGTTCACGGGGAGACCTGAAAGGCTACGAAGGGGCACGGAGACCTCCTTTTCAATGAAAATGCGTTTCATGTTTGTGGCTATTTACCAAGACTGCGCTTCTACCAAGTCTAACATTTTTTTCCTTCATGTCAgtcgttctttttcttcttctttcatGATCATCCAGAATGGGTCACAACCGCACCTCAAGGCCTGGTGAGCAAAGCGGTCGAGAAGCAGCTTCTTGCTGCCGAAACCTTCAACAAGAACCGAGTAGCCTGACAGAAGCGCCGCCTTCCATTCCAGGCTGTGCGCCGCCAACTGCAACGCACAATCATACGCGTCGGCGTAGACGCGAAATCAATGCCGTATCAACGAACGAGGATATCTCCAGCACCGGCGGCAGCAAGGGGAGACACCCTGGTACGTAGAGTAGCTTCacagacgacagagaggtcGATAAAGCGAGTAGAGAGAGCAATTCATGCAGAGAGCGTCAGaaagagagatagagatgCTTGTGCGAGACGCGTGACGGACGCGGGGAAGTAGGGAAGCAGACTTGGgaggacgcatgcacttggaaaaggaaagtccgaggcagagacgtcGGTCATGCACactgagaagaaagagacaccgttCCCCACGCATCTATATTTAAAGAGAACGATAAAGTCTAGATAGAGAAAGACACCTGGATCGTGACCCTGCTGCCGTGATACCGTACCCGTTCCCCTTCCCTTTCTGTCCCTCTACGCGAAGCGGATTCAccacaaagagagagacgaacgcagaggagagaaatgaAACACCCAGCGGTACCGTTTCTCGACTAAGTCGCGGTCTCGTGTCTCGTCCACGCATGCAAGCAGAACtacagaaggcgagaggtgCGGTTTGCAGGGAAAAGAATTTGGGCTCGGAGCTCCTTCTCAAGTCGTGGATCTCGAAGGATCTGCTTGCTGGCGcgcgcttcttccgcgttcGGCCTAAcgcctgccttctctcctcaccAGGTAGTGTAGCAAATtgtttttcgccttcgcgttcgAACATGGAAGTTGCGACATGCGCTGGTGGACGCGCCGCGTCAAGAGCGGCaccgcagcagctgcgaagAACAGCGAAGGCTGAAGGAGACGAATCCAAGGACTGGCCACTCGGCAACGACaaggagaagcgacaacgaaggcgacgcggtGGAAAGGCGGGAAGCTCTTTCGATCAGAATGCAAACTCCCTTCAGCGAtgcgcgaagaaagaaacggagacttCACCTGTGTCGTCTTCCGAGTCTTCGggcgtctcctccactttcttgCCGCCGCCCTCGAGCGCAAAGGTTCGAGAGCCATGGGGTGTGCATACACCGCCTCTCGTCGGGCAGACTTCtctgtcggcttcttcgctctcgtctcctttcttctggcCTTTTTCGCCACGACGacgcagaaagcgaagcaGCGAACGCGGCAGCTTCTCGTCAGAAAGCGACGACATCAGCGGACAGGAAAGATAGTCGAAAGACATCAAACGCGTGCAGTCCGCCTTCTGCGCTGTCGCGGTGTctgggtgtacagacaccccatCCGAACTAAACGACGCGCAACAAGAAACTCAGAAAAACCACATAGAGGAAGAACAATCAAACCATCTCACGGCAAAACCAAGTCAGCGACCACCGGGTAAAAAGCTGCACACACACgtcaatatatatatatatatatatatgctccTCAGATGCAGATACGCACCACTAGATTTGCACAAAAATGTAAGTAGATAGATAGAATTACCTTTGTTGATGCTTCCGTGTCTGTACAATCAATATGCAACTCGGTTTGAGACGGATAAAGTGAGTATGTGGGCATTTGAAGAACTCACGCTTCCTCGAGGGCACTGCGGgatttttcgtctctcgcgtcggtcttcctcgacgcctctccttccatttcttcgtcctcgctgcagctgctttcttcctcgcctggGAGAGCAACGGCGTCGCAGCCTCGCCTGCAAGAGCCGCTGGCGTTCCTCGACGTCCTGACACCGGAAAACAGAACATGCcttcccgtttctctccgctgAAGATCAAGCGTCagttttcgtctttcctctaGGTCGAATTGGACGCACGTGGACACAGGTGAACCCCCGCAGGAAACATACGGCGACATCTGCAttaggcatatatatacatatatatatatatatacatatacatatatatatatatatatatgcagattATGCATCAACgtacatgaatatatatatatatatatatatatatattcaggGGAGCGCAAGATGCATACATAACTGCCTGTATATATTCATTCACTTATTCGTGATATGCGTCGACGAGGAACGTGCATCTCCTCCGAAAGATCAACATTCGAAATTCAGATGATccgacacacacacccagacgtatgcatatatatatatatatatatatttatatatttatatatggaCAAGTGGGTATGCCATGTTACgtcggaggcagagagaccgtGTTCGAACTGTGTCTGCTCCGCGgctctgtcgtttctttcttgtccTCGCGCGCATTTCCAGCCTGTCCGTTCTGCAGGTCacctttttcgtttcctcgtgcGGTCGAACACTTTGGCGCGCAGTTCTtcgtcgcgcttctcttgCTCCTGAAGAaaggccttctctctttgccggACGCGCCTGCGCCTCTCGAAGAGCTTCGCGGCagccgagaagcagacagaaaagggtacagcgagagaagagggggatggagaagaggggggcggagaagaggggggAGGCGGCCGGCGAGGCTGCGCTTTCTTGCGGTGCACCTGGGGGACGAGAAGCGAGCTTGAGCCCCCCGAGGTCGGCGGCATCGGCGCTGGAGCCCAAGAGACACCTAGCCAGTGCGAGAAGGGCAGGAGGAGACTCCAGACCGCGCCGTTCGCGGAAGCCTCTTGAAGTCCTGCGCGGGGCGCACTCCCTGTGAACGAGAAGGCCAGACAGGATCTATACCCAGAGCAAGTGTGGCGAGCACTGAGGGAACTTCGAGAAAGCTGATGCCGCATTCGGAGGTGCAGAGGTCGAACCACAAAGGGCAAATGATGGACGTGACGAAGGACGCGTTCTCAGTGCACGACTGTCTGTGAAATGTCTGTAAGTCCTGGAGAGTTTGTGCGCCACACCTCTATCAGCTGCTGCCTGCCGCTGGAGTTGAGGAAaactctctctgctccgAAACCTCGCCGCCGTCCCTGTCCATCGTTTCCGGGGACCTGCGCGGCCATCGTACCTGACGAAGACGACTTTGTCGACGCCCGAGTCGCGGGAGAGAATCTGGTGTTTGGAGCCGTCTTGCTTGAGAGGGTGTGCGCCTCTCCACTCcggtcgctctcgcctctccgccttctcggcgACGGACTCTGGCAACTTTGAAtagcagaagaagaaagggaagaagagagagaagagagtgaggCAGGGGCAGTGGGGTAGGAGCGGACAGTTTGCCGGAGAAGGGTGCGTTCGAATCCAGTGAACTGGGTGCAGAGccattcttcttcgccgtcacTCAAgacttcttccttttcgatGCGTCCTTCCTCCCTCATCTCCTGGAGGCGTCTGTCGACCTCGGTCTTGACGGCCTCCTGCGCAATGATCAGCTCCCTATCGTGCGCcgcctgcagctgctccTGCTGGCGGCGCTCCAGCAGCGCCtcccaggaagaagacggaaggagagaaggactgaCGGAGAGCGCCTGCTGCGAGGAATGGCGGCCGCGGTCTCCCGTCGAGCCAGTCCAACTCGGCCGTCCGGAG
Proteins encoded in this window:
- a CDS encoding origin recognition complex subunit 2 protein (encoded by transcript TGME49_245570), whose protein sequence is MASFSGGAGVRERPGASAPRASSLAGPSVSASSPSLPCSSGRPSWTGSTGDRGRHSSQQALSVSPSLLPSSSWEALLERRQQEQLQAAHDRELIIAQEAVKTEVDRRLQEMREEGRIEKEEVLSDGEEEWLCTQFTGFERTLLRQTVRSYPTAPASLSSLSSSLSSSAIQSCQSPSPRRRRGESDRSGEAHTLSSKTAPNTRFSPATRASTKSSSSGSAPRAGLQEASANGAVWSLLLPFSHWLGVSWAPAPMPPTSGGSSSLLVPQVHRKKAQPRRPPPPSSPPPSSPSPSSLAVPFSVCFSAAAKLFERRRRVRQREKAFLQEQEKRDEELRAKVFDRTRKRKRTSRNASGSCRRGCDAVALPGEEESSCSEDEEMEGEASRKTDARDEKSRSALEEASDGVSVHPDTATAQKADCTRLMSFDYLSCPLMSSLSDEKLPRSLLRFLRRRGEKGQKKGDESEEADREVCPTRGGVCTPHGSRTFALEGGGKKVEETPEDSEDDTAAAVPLLTRRVHQRMSQLPCSNAKAKNNLLHYLLAAHSLEWKAALLSGYSVLVEGFGSKKLLLDRFAHQALRDGVCCVVEGYRREVRLQHCLSDLLVFLTNSSSKALASPHTRQASAAASQGGVALVSPAAAASKGEGEAASKRSSPFLSLEKLVKEVKALAKQLSVPLYFVVHNIDAPPLRGEACRAFASLAACSNIYLIGSADHHMHGLLFDGAELRSLSCLYYRCHTYMDYREEVLGHWGSTGLFMPLWLRNCAGAGGFASSDGGAGGVWGSGVNFAAVVAALTTNHKRLLKCVAERQLEQLKRGEGRAVSLEALSDPLFAMAGNLDRTKILQLLVELTSHGAAVKTAVGGQEALSIRATPAQLEQLLAILEQYGI